In a single window of the Rhodoferax saidenbachensis genome:
- a CDS encoding methyl-accepting chemotaxis protein, with protein sequence MTGSNLRIGARLGLAFGLVLLITALMAVTGIWRLGSLKTAANHLAFTEVQRAQLTQTWVSNIKLNWVRTSAALQAVDPAYIGALQKDMDNTSKLISESQKELEPLITDSAGQALFADIGKQRELYRVPRGDLMKKKLAGEDVTAALNTTMLPLADNYLKSLDRLIEHMQAQLEASVEQTEAVADSGQWILGVGAGLSAAIGLVLAVLSTRSITQPIQQAVLSAQAISQGDLSIHIQAQGKDEAADMMRALLEMRNNLARMVGGVRTSAQGVSTASAEIAQGNHDLSSRTEQQASALQETAASMDELSGTVRHNADNAAQANQLAMTASSVAVMGGEVVSQVVETMKGINDASRKIADIISVIDGIAFQTNILALNAAVEAARAGEQGRGFAVVASEVRALAGRSAAAAKEIKTLIDTSVTRVSQGSALVDKAGTTMTDIVGAIRRVTDIVGEISAASGEQASGVTQVGHAVTQMDQATQQNAALVEQMAAAASSLRSQAHSLVEVMAVFRLAPGSDGDGMKPSMLPA encoded by the coding sequence ATGACAGGTAGCAACTTGCGTATTGGTGCGCGTTTGGGTCTTGCGTTCGGTCTGGTGCTGCTGATCACCGCGCTGATGGCGGTCACGGGCATATGGCGTTTGGGTTCACTCAAAACCGCAGCCAACCACCTGGCTTTTACCGAAGTGCAGCGGGCCCAACTCACACAGACTTGGGTGAGCAATATCAAGCTGAATTGGGTGCGTACTTCCGCAGCCCTGCAGGCGGTGGACCCGGCCTATATCGGTGCCTTGCAAAAAGACATGGATAACACCTCCAAGCTCATCAGTGAATCCCAGAAAGAACTGGAACCCCTGATTACCGACAGCGCAGGGCAAGCCCTGTTTGCAGACATTGGCAAACAGCGGGAGTTATACCGGGTACCCCGTGGCGATCTGATGAAAAAGAAGCTCGCGGGGGAAGATGTGACGGCAGCGCTCAATACCACCATGCTGCCGCTGGCGGACAACTACCTCAAGTCACTGGACCGTCTGATAGAACACATGCAGGCCCAGCTCGAGGCCAGTGTGGAGCAGACCGAAGCCGTGGCTGACAGCGGGCAGTGGATTCTGGGCGTAGGTGCAGGCTTGTCTGCCGCCATTGGCCTGGTACTTGCCGTGTTGTCCACCCGCTCCATCACGCAGCCGATTCAGCAAGCCGTGTTGTCTGCACAGGCCATTAGTCAGGGCGATTTGTCCATTCACATCCAGGCCCAAGGCAAGGACGAAGCCGCCGACATGATGCGTGCCCTGCTGGAGATGCGCAACAACCTGGCCCGCATGGTGGGTGGGGTGCGCACCAGTGCACAGGGCGTGTCCACCGCCAGCGCCGAGATTGCCCAGGGCAACCACGACCTCTCATCCCGCACCGAACAACAGGCCAGTGCGCTGCAGGAAACCGCTGCGTCCATGGATGAGCTCAGTGGCACCGTGCGCCACAACGCCGACAACGCGGCCCAGGCGAACCAGTTGGCAATGACAGCGTCCAGCGTGGCCGTGATGGGCGGCGAGGTGGTCAGCCAGGTGGTGGAGACCATGAAGGGCATCAATGACGCGTCCCGAAAAATTGCAGACATCATCAGCGTCATTGACGGCATCGCGTTCCAGACCAACATCCTGGCGCTGAATGCCGCCGTGGAGGCCGCCCGCGCCGGTGAGCAGGGACGCGGTTTTGCGGTGGTCGCATCAGAGGTGCGTGCGCTGGCTGGCCGCAGTGCAGCGGCGGCCAAGGAAATCAAAACCTTGATCGACACCAGTGTGACCCGCGTATCCCAGGGCTCCGCGCTGGTGGACAAGGCGGGCACCACCATGACGGACATCGTGGGCGCCATACGCCGCGTGACCGACATCGTGGGCGAGATCAGCGCGGCCAGTGGAGAGCAGGCCTCTGGCGTGACACAAGTGGGCCATGCCGTCACCCAGATGGACCAGGCGACCCAACAAAACGCCGCATTGGTCGAACAAATGGCCGCTGCCGCCAGCAGCCTGCGCTCGCAGGCGCATTCGCTGGTGGAAGTCATGGCGGTATTCCGTCTCGCACCAGGTTCAGATGGTGACGGCATGAAGCCGTCCATGCTGCCGGCCTGA
- a CDS encoding class I adenylate-forming enzyme family protein has product MRSPITRLVHWAHIKPDVPALLGETVRVSYAELLRGVRARASWLHHMGVRQGDTVALGLAKTGADYPRQVELFYAIAYLGATVLPLYPEVTLLRRGQLADQFNAQWLVSEPLPETSRARLLNPAECEEQRDQWANSISPCGEIPSLPFLYEFTSGTTGNPKTICFTGEEYTARWLVTAQQFQWNADDVMVSALCWPFKVGVRGLVRALIFGATYVNAPFPETRHDLAGLVTHLGVTYVGSSPWQLRRLLNSPMPLNWEQLPPFKVGTAGAFIGPHEIRAVRDTLTKNFHMSYGTTELGTMGYLGPEDTPESSLRSVPGMECQAIDSAGEPLPIGETGRLRFRAAWIPTRYATGNPDSVEGFHDGWFVSSDRGSLDAQGRISLQGRADDAINFGGIKIQPQEVEQALAAHPDVADAAVIGVPDAMAGEIAVAFLVLRRPIALDGMQAFLAARLELQQIPAAFAGLEDIPRNPEGKILRNHLRSTYAAMVAQTPPPS; this is encoded by the coding sequence ATGCGGAGCCCGATTACACGGCTTGTCCATTGGGCGCATATCAAGCCGGATGTCCCGGCGCTTCTGGGCGAAACAGTGCGTGTAAGCTACGCCGAATTATTGCGCGGTGTGCGTGCCCGCGCATCCTGGTTGCACCACATGGGTGTGCGCCAAGGTGACACCGTCGCTTTAGGGTTGGCAAAGACAGGGGCTGATTACCCACGCCAAGTGGAACTGTTTTACGCCATCGCCTACCTGGGAGCGACAGTTCTCCCCCTGTATCCGGAAGTCACGCTGCTTCGCCGAGGGCAACTGGCCGATCAGTTCAATGCGCAATGGCTCGTATCGGAACCCCTGCCTGAGACCAGCCGTGCACGGCTGCTGAATCCGGCAGAGTGCGAAGAACAGCGGGATCAATGGGCCAACAGTATTTCGCCTTGTGGCGAAATACCTTCGCTGCCTTTCCTTTACGAATTCACTTCGGGCACAACCGGCAATCCCAAGACAATCTGTTTTACCGGGGAGGAGTACACAGCCCGGTGGCTGGTTACAGCGCAGCAATTCCAGTGGAATGCCGATGACGTGATGGTTTCTGCACTGTGCTGGCCCTTCAAGGTAGGCGTGAGGGGGCTGGTACGTGCGCTGATTTTCGGTGCGACCTATGTCAATGCGCCCTTTCCGGAAACTCGGCATGATCTGGCTGGTTTGGTTACGCACCTTGGGGTCACCTACGTAGGCTCATCGCCGTGGCAATTGCGCAGACTACTGAACAGTCCTATGCCGCTGAACTGGGAGCAACTGCCCCCCTTCAAGGTCGGAACGGCCGGCGCCTTTATTGGGCCCCATGAAATCCGTGCCGTGCGCGATACGTTGACCAAAAACTTCCATATGAGCTATGGCACCACAGAACTTGGCACCATGGGGTACTTGGGACCTGAAGACACTCCGGAGTCTTCGTTGCGCTCGGTGCCAGGCATGGAGTGCCAGGCGATAGACAGCGCTGGCGAGCCGCTGCCCATCGGCGAGACAGGCCGGCTCCGATTTCGGGCAGCGTGGATCCCCACGCGCTACGCGACGGGGAATCCCGATTCGGTGGAGGGTTTTCATGATGGCTGGTTTGTCAGCAGCGATAGGGGATCGCTAGACGCACAGGGTCGCATCTCGCTGCAAGGGCGTGCCGACGACGCCATCAACTTCGGTGGCATCAAGATCCAGCCCCAGGAAGTGGAGCAGGCGCTGGCCGCGCACCCTGATGTGGCGGACGCCGCTGTGATCGGTGTGCCCGACGCGATGGCGGGAGAGATTGCGGTGGCTTTTCTGGTACTCAGGCGTCCGATTGCGCTGGATGGCATGCAGGCTTTTCTGGCTGCGCGCCTGGAGCTCCAGCAGATCCCCGCGGCCTTCGCGGGACTGGAGGACATTCCGCGCAACCCCGAGGGCAAGATTTTGCGCAACCATTTGCGCAGTACTTATGCAGCCATGGTGGCGCAGACGCCTCCACCCTCTTGA